Proteins co-encoded in one Armatimonadota bacterium genomic window:
- the purH gene encoding bifunctional purine biosynthesis protein PurH, protein MSQIRRALLSVSDKTGIVSFAQALSEMGVHIISTGGTARTLQEAGIPVTPVEQVTGFPEMMEGRVKTLHPAIHAGILADRRKPEHLQALQAAGIEPIDLVCVNLYPFESTVARADVTLDEAIENIDIGGPTMVRAAAKNHESVAIVVDPADYEAIIEEMRASGGTISLQTRRRLAAKAFAHTAFYDAQIAAYLRQQFTPETLFPQEFTVALRKAQELRYGENPHQQAAFYRIPGSTEPSIATARQLHGKELSYNNLLDCDAALELVKEFAGDRPACVIIKHTNPCGVAVADTLPEAVERARMADPVSAFGGIMALNRPVDAATAEKITAPNTFFECLIAPAFAEDALPILTEKKKWGANLRLLEVGELTPPEQGLILRGLTGGVLVQTRDVQLLQARTAPGQEQPGTYNLSDLKREALTVVTRRHPTDEELEQLLFAWKVVKHVKSNAIVLAKDWVVVGVGAGQMNRVQSVRLAAEAAGERAKGAVLASDAFFPFPDNIEAAAIAGVTAIIQPGGSVKDQEVIAAADRLGLAMVFTGMRHFRH, encoded by the coding sequence ATGAGCCAGATACGACGGGCACTGCTCAGCGTCTCCGATAAAACCGGCATCGTATCGTTCGCCCAGGCGCTGAGCGAAATGGGTGTGCACATTATCTCTACTGGCGGAACCGCACGCACTCTGCAGGAAGCGGGTATCCCCGTCACCCCGGTGGAACAGGTCACCGGCTTTCCCGAAATGATGGAAGGGCGAGTAAAGACCCTGCACCCCGCCATCCACGCAGGCATCCTCGCTGACCGCCGCAAACCCGAACATCTGCAGGCGTTGCAGGCAGCGGGCATCGAGCCGATTGACCTCGTGTGCGTGAACCTGTATCCCTTCGAAAGCACGGTCGCCCGCGCCGATGTGACGCTGGACGAGGCGATAGAGAACATCGACATCGGCGGTCCGACGATGGTGCGTGCCGCCGCCAAAAACCACGAGAGCGTGGCCATCGTGGTAGACCCCGCCGATTATGAAGCCATTATTGAGGAAATGCGGGCAAGTGGTGGCACGATTAGCCTGCAAACGCGCCGTCGGCTGGCAGCGAAGGCATTTGCGCATACCGCCTTCTATGACGCGCAAATCGCGGCGTACCTGCGACAACAGTTCACTCCCGAAACCCTCTTCCCGCAGGAGTTCACCGTCGCCCTGCGCAAGGCGCAGGAGCTACGCTATGGTGAGAACCCTCACCAGCAGGCGGCTTTCTATCGCATACCCGGCTCCACCGAACCCAGCATCGCCACCGCACGGCAACTGCACGGCAAAGAGCTGTCCTACAATAACCTGCTGGACTGCGACGCCGCGCTGGAACTGGTGAAGGAGTTCGCTGGTGACCGCCCCGCCTGTGTCATCATCAAGCACACGAACCCCTGCGGTGTGGCGGTCGCGGATACCCTGCCCGAAGCGGTGGAACGTGCCCGTATGGCAGACCCTGTTTCCGCCTTCGGAGGCATTATGGCGCTGAATCGACCCGTAGACGCCGCCACCGCCGAGAAGATTACCGCGCCCAATACCTTCTTCGAGTGCTTGATTGCACCCGCGTTCGCAGAGGACGCCCTGCCCATCCTCACCGAGAAGAAGAAATGGGGAGCGAACCTGCGCCTGCTGGAGGTGGGAGAGCTCACGCCACCCGAGCAAGGGTTGATTCTGCGCGGGCTGACGGGAGGCGTGCTGGTGCAGACGCGCGATGTGCAACTGCTCCAGGCACGGACAGCTCCGGGACAGGAACAACCTGGAACATACAACCTGAGCGACCTGAAGCGTGAGGCGCTGACGGTGGTGACCCGCCGCCACCCTACCGATGAGGAACTGGAGCAACTGCTTTTCGCATGGAAGGTGGTCAAACACGTGAAATCTAACGCCATCGTGCTGGCAAAGGACTGGGTGGTTGTGGGTGTAGGAGCAGGGCAGATGAACCGCGTGCAGTCGGTACGGCTGGCAGCGGAGGCTGCCGGTGAGCGGGCGAAAGGCGCGGTGCTGGCTTCCGATGCCTTCTTCCCCTTCCCCGACAACATCGAGGCGGCAGCCATTGCCGGAGTGACCGCCATCATCCAGCCGGGCGGCTCGGTGAAGGACCAGGAGGTTATCGCCGCAGCAGACAGGCTGGGATTGGCGATGGTCTTCACCGGCATGCGCCACTTCCGACACTGA
- a CDS encoding sugar ABC transporter substrate-binding protein, whose product MRTSRWAVWWIVVIALWLVGCAKKESTTTTTQAPSGEKKVRIVLITNGNSPFWDPMEVGMKKAAEELGCEAISRRPTTDSPALQRQIIEEYQAQKVDGIGISVIESDTIGPIIDDLMNSGIQVVTFDSDAANSRRIAYIGTNNFEAGKAAGEAAKKLLPEGGKVFGFVGNQNAPNARERIAGFKEAVKGTNIVLVDVFDDNKDPAKARANVENVLQAHKDVKMLLGLFSYDGPQIAAAVKEAGMLGKVKVLCFDAEPETINHLKRGEIDATVVQKPYEFGYRSVQLLYKIITLGDVDKALKEFEAESGYKVAPGNVIDTGVEIITPQNIEEYLKRLQELGIKSS is encoded by the coding sequence ATGAGAACATCTCGCTGGGCGGTGTGGTGGATAGTCGTGATAGCCCTGTGGTTGGTCGGCTGTGCGAAGAAGGAGAGCACGACCACTACCACGCAGGCTCCATCGGGCGAGAAGAAGGTGCGCATTGTGCTCATCACCAACGGCAATTCGCCTTTCTGGGATCCGATGGAGGTGGGTATGAAAAAGGCGGCGGAGGAGCTCGGCTGCGAAGCGATCTCGCGACGTCCCACTACCGACTCCCCTGCCCTGCAGAGGCAGATTATCGAGGAATATCAGGCGCAGAAGGTGGACGGTATCGGCATTTCGGTCATCGAATCGGACACCATTGGTCCGATTATCGACGATCTGATGAACAGTGGTATTCAGGTCGTCACCTTCGACTCGGACGCAGCGAACTCCAGGCGCATCGCTTACATCGGCACGAACAACTTCGAGGCGGGTAAGGCAGCAGGCGAAGCGGCAAAGAAGCTGCTCCCCGAAGGCGGTAAGGTATTCGGCTTCGTGGGCAACCAGAACGCTCCCAATGCCCGCGAGCGCATTGCCGGTTTCAAAGAGGCGGTGAAAGGCACCAATATTGTGCTGGTGGATGTGTTCGACGACAACAAGGACCCCGCCAAGGCGCGTGCCAACGTGGAGAACGTGCTGCAGGCGCATAAAGATGTGAAAATGCTGCTGGGACTGTTCTCCTACGACGGTCCACAGATTGCGGCGGCGGTGAAAGAGGCGGGGATGCTCGGCAAGGTCAAAGTCCTCTGCTTCGATGCCGAACCGGAGACCATCAACCACCTGAAGCGCGGCGAAATCGACGCCACCGTGGTACAAAAGCCTTATGAGTTCGGCTACCGCTCCGTGCAGTTGCTCTACAAGATTATCACGCTGGGCGATGTGGACAAGGCACTGAAGGAGTTCGAAGCCGAATCGGGCTATAAGGTCGCGCCCGGCAACGTTATCGACACTGGCGTGGAGATCATCACCCCTCAGAATATCGAAGAGTACCTGAAGCGGCTGCAAGAGCTGGGCATTAAGTCATCGTAG
- a CDS encoding UPF0721 transmembrane protein, which translates to MEPLSLLTVFAASVVAGTLGALLGLGGGIILVPALVLLLHVPEKAAVATSLLGVIATSVTASTSHLRYRYTNIPLAMWLESATVLGALTGSMLFRLLNPRWLALLFALLQAYVAWTLSRRPAEPATRESFVDDANGASACYVDHATGKRVCYTPVRMATGWVFSLLAGILSALLGVGGGLIKVPVMNLLMNVPLKAAAATSSFMIGITGSVSAAIYLLHGYVDPTLAAPSVLGVMAGAHLGAVLSRRLRSRVLRNVLMVLLVVSAVRMAWRAF; encoded by the coding sequence ATGGAACCACTGAGCCTGCTGACCGTTTTTGCGGCTTCGGTGGTGGCGGGGACGCTGGGCGCGTTGCTGGGGCTGGGCGGAGGCATTATTCTGGTGCCTGCGCTGGTGTTGCTGTTGCATGTGCCGGAAAAGGCGGCGGTCGCTACCAGCTTGCTGGGCGTTATCGCTACATCGGTGACCGCCAGCACCTCGCACCTGCGCTACCGCTACACCAATATCCCGCTGGCAATGTGGCTGGAGAGTGCGACGGTGCTGGGCGCGCTGACAGGCAGTATGCTCTTCCGGTTGCTGAACCCGCGCTGGCTTGCCTTGCTGTTCGCTTTGCTGCAAGCATACGTTGCCTGGACACTGAGCAGGCGACCTGCCGAACCGGCTACACGCGAGAGCTTCGTGGACGATGCCAACGGCGCCAGCGCGTGTTACGTGGACCATGCAACGGGCAAAAGGGTCTGCTATACGCCCGTTCGCATGGCGACGGGATGGGTCTTCAGCCTGCTGGCAGGAATACTCTCTGCCCTGCTAGGGGTAGGCGGAGGGCTGATTAAAGTTCCCGTAATGAACCTGCTGATGAACGTACCGCTCAAGGCGGCGGCAGCAACCAGTTCGTTCATGATCGGCATTACAGGAAGCGTCAGCGCAGCCATCTACCTGCTGCACGGTTACGTAGACCCCACGCTGGCAGCCCCTTCCGTGCTGGGGGTGATGGCTGGGGCACATTTAGGGGCGGTGTTGTCTCGAAGATTGCGCTCGCGCGTGCTGCGCAATGTGTTGATGGTGTTGCTGGTGGTGAGTGCAGTGCGCATGGCGTGGCGTGCATTTTAG